The following coding sequences lie in one Zingiber officinale cultivar Zhangliang chromosome 2B, Zo_v1.1, whole genome shotgun sequence genomic window:
- the LOC122046993 gene encoding protein IMPAIRED IN BABA-INDUCED STERILITY 1-like isoform X1, whose protein sequence is MYLVFEYMEHYLAGLSSCLDLKLTNPQIKCYMHQLLSELEHCHSHNIIHGDIECANLLVNNEGILEVSDFGLANTWNPDLWSVGCVLAELFLGKHLLQGRTKVEQLHKIFKLCGSPPDEFWRNSDLPHATVFKPQRFYVNCIKETFECLPDGALRLLETFLSLVPNNCGSASSALSSEYFRTRSYACEPSSLPKYQPNKEIDSKDDAAVGEGVSESLAPCQGLQILIMFVNFKIEFYVRACEFEILTDLEGSFHFTRCASEISRDALCHSFCYSFVLLT, encoded by the exons ATGTACCTTGTTTTTGAATATATGGAGCATTATCTTGCAGGGTTATCATCTTGTCTAGACCTCAAACTCACTAATCCACAG ATCAAATGTTATATGCACCAGTTACTCTCTGAGCTCGAACATTGTCATTCACACAATATCATTCATGGTGATATCGAATGTGCAAACCTCTTAGTTAACAATGAAGGGATTCTAGAGGTCTCTGATTTCGGTTTAGCTAACACTTGGAATCCTG ATTTGTGGAGCGTTGGATGTGTACTTGCAGAACTTTTTCTTGGCAAGCATCTTTTACAAGGAAGAACTAAG GTTGAGCAACTACATAAAATATTTAAGCTTTGTGGTTCTCCACCTGATGAATTTTGGAGGAATTCTGACCTACCTCATGCAACAGTTTTCAAGCCTCAACGATTTTATGTAAATTGCATCAAAGAAACGTTTGAGTGTTTACCAGATGGTGCATTAAGGTTGTTGGAAACGTTTTTATCTCTTGTGCCCAATAACTGTGGCTCAGCTTCCTCTGCCCTTAGTTCTGAG TATTTCAGGACTCGGTCGTATGCATGTGAACCATCCAGCTTACCAAAATATCAGCCCAACAAAGAAATTGATTCAAAGGATGATGCTGCTGTAGGTGAAGGTGTCTCAGAGAGCCTGGCTCCATGTCAAGGACTACAAATACTAATCATgtttgttaatttcaaaattgaattttatGTTAGGGCATGTGagtttgagattctcactgacctaGAGGGATCTTTTCATTTTACTCGTTGTGCTTCTGAAATAAGTAGGGATGCATTGTGTCACTCTTTCTGCTACTCATTTGTACTCCTTACATGA
- the LOC122046993 gene encoding protein IMPAIRED IN BABA-INDUCED STERILITY 1-like isoform X3: MYLVFEYMEHYLAGLSSCLDLKLTNPQIKCYMHQLLSELEHCHSHNIIHGDIECANLLVNNEGILEVSDFGLANTWNPDLWSVGCVLAELFLGKHLLQGRTKVEQLHKIFKLCGSPPDEFWRNSDLPHATVFKPQRFYVNCIKETFECLPDGALRLLETFLSLVPNNCGSASSALSSEDSVVCM; the protein is encoded by the exons ATGTACCTTGTTTTTGAATATATGGAGCATTATCTTGCAGGGTTATCATCTTGTCTAGACCTCAAACTCACTAATCCACAG ATCAAATGTTATATGCACCAGTTACTCTCTGAGCTCGAACATTGTCATTCACACAATATCATTCATGGTGATATCGAATGTGCAAACCTCTTAGTTAACAATGAAGGGATTCTAGAGGTCTCTGATTTCGGTTTAGCTAACACTTGGAATCCTG ATTTGTGGAGCGTTGGATGTGTACTTGCAGAACTTTTTCTTGGCAAGCATCTTTTACAAGGAAGAACTAAG GTTGAGCAACTACATAAAATATTTAAGCTTTGTGGTTCTCCACCTGATGAATTTTGGAGGAATTCTGACCTACCTCATGCAACAGTTTTCAAGCCTCAACGATTTTATGTAAATTGCATCAAAGAAACGTTTGAGTGTTTACCAGATGGTGCATTAAGGTTGTTGGAAACGTTTTTATCTCTTGTGCCCAATAACTGTGGCTCAGCTTCCTCTGCCCTTAGTTCTGAG GACTCGGTCGTATGCATGTGA
- the LOC122048643 gene encoding RNA polymerase II C-terminal domain phosphatase-like 3 → MLASDAKPPSVHGLDHGVLGGSHETRGNRRKRIDDESAGDDDAAKRQRVELPISTPKLSLVLDLDLTLLNSIEFDRVVSADKRLLRRKLTMQQEKDDCDLFCVDSLRCWTKLRPGIREFLHKARELFDLHVVTMGTQRYAAAMAELLDPTGTLFFGRIISREDASIDDHGLLIKNLDQVTAFESSVLILDDTVRVWPHNQWNLILIQRYVYFPYTCHKYMAAGDSPLHTGVDDDDALASVLSVLQRVHDDYHLVHHYASHADVRSILASTLRS, encoded by the exons ATGCTTGCGTCGGATGCAAAACCACCCTCTGTTCATGGGCTCGACCATGGAGTCCTGGGTGGGTCGCATGAGACCAGAGGAAACAGACGCAAGCGCATCGACGATGAGTCCGCCGGAGACGACGACGCTGCCAAAAGGCAGAGAGTAGAATTGCCGATCTCTACGCCTAAACTGTCCTTGGTTTTGGATTTAGATCTCACTCTCTTAAACTCGATCGAG TTTGATCGAGTGGTTTCGGCCGATAAACGACTTCTGAGGAGAAAACTGACGATGCAGCAAGAGAAGGATGATTGTGATCTTTTCTGCGTCGATAGTCTTCGATGTTGGACGAAACTCAGACCCGGAATCAGAGAATTCCTCCATAAG GCGAGAGAATTGTTTGATCTGCACGTCGTCACTATGGGGACTCAGCGATATGCGGCTGCGATGGCCGAGTTACTTGATCCCACTGGCACCTTATTCTTCGGCAGGATCATCTCCAGAGAGGATGCCAGCATAGATGATCACGGtctattgattaaaaatttagatcaaGTGACTGCTTTTGAATCCAGCGTGCTGATTTTGGATGATACTGTGAGAGTTTGGCCGCATAATCAATGGAATCTCATTCTCATTCAGAG ATACGTCTATTTTCCTTACACTTGCCATAAATACATGGCGGCGGGAGATTCGCCACTTCATACGGGCGTGGACGATGATGATGCTTTAGCATCCGTCTTATCG GTGCTACAGAGAGTTCATGACGACTATCACTTGGTGCATCACTATGCGAGTCATGCCGATGTCAGGAGCATACTCGCGAGCACTCTCAGATCATAG
- the LOC122046993 gene encoding protein IMPAIRED IN BABA-INDUCED STERILITY 1-like isoform X2, which produces MHQLLSELEHCHSHNIIHGDIECANLLVNNEGILEVSDFGLANTWNPDLWSVGCVLAELFLGKHLLQGRTKVEQLHKIFKLCGSPPDEFWRNSDLPHATVFKPQRFYVNCIKETFECLPDGALRLLETFLSLVPNNCGSASSALSSEYFRTRSYACEPSSLPKYQPNKEIDSKDDAAVGEGVSESLAPCQGLQILIMFVNFKIEFYVRACEFEILTDLEGSFHFTRCASEISRDALCHSFCYSFVLLT; this is translated from the exons ATGCACCAGTTACTCTCTGAGCTCGAACATTGTCATTCACACAATATCATTCATGGTGATATCGAATGTGCAAACCTCTTAGTTAACAATGAAGGGATTCTAGAGGTCTCTGATTTCGGTTTAGCTAACACTTGGAATCCTG ATTTGTGGAGCGTTGGATGTGTACTTGCAGAACTTTTTCTTGGCAAGCATCTTTTACAAGGAAGAACTAAG GTTGAGCAACTACATAAAATATTTAAGCTTTGTGGTTCTCCACCTGATGAATTTTGGAGGAATTCTGACCTACCTCATGCAACAGTTTTCAAGCCTCAACGATTTTATGTAAATTGCATCAAAGAAACGTTTGAGTGTTTACCAGATGGTGCATTAAGGTTGTTGGAAACGTTTTTATCTCTTGTGCCCAATAACTGTGGCTCAGCTTCCTCTGCCCTTAGTTCTGAG TATTTCAGGACTCGGTCGTATGCATGTGAACCATCCAGCTTACCAAAATATCAGCCCAACAAAGAAATTGATTCAAAGGATGATGCTGCTGTAGGTGAAGGTGTCTCAGAGAGCCTGGCTCCATGTCAAGGACTACAAATACTAATCATgtttgttaatttcaaaattgaattttatGTTAGGGCATGTGagtttgagattctcactgacctaGAGGGATCTTTTCATTTTACTCGTTGTGCTTCTGAAATAAGTAGGGATGCATTGTGTCACTCTTTCTGCTACTCATTTGTACTCCTTACATGA